From Streptomyces sp. TLI_105, the proteins below share one genomic window:
- a CDS encoding acylneuraminate cytidylyltransferase, with protein sequence MSSPTVLAVIPARGGSKGVPAKNLAPVAGVPLVARAVHACLGARTVTHVVVSTDDEAIAASARTAGAEAVRRPAEIAGDTATSEAAVLHAMDAFEAVHGRPADVVLLVQCTSPFLTSAEVAETAERITSGAADTAFTAAPTHGFLWRETPDGATGVNHDKAHRPRRQDREAEYLETGAVYAMDAAGFRTHGHRFFGRTALVVTDPARVLEIDDPHDLARAKALAPLLDEPVTPGFADVDAVVLDFDGTQTDDRVHLDAEGREFVSAHRGDGLGIAALRRAGLPVLILSTEQNAVVAARARKLKIPVLHGIDRKDRALKEWCEAEGIDPQRVLYAGNDVNDLPCFHLVGWPVAVSSAHDSVRAAARAVTVTPGGAGAIREIAAWLLGPELDTPNSPNP encoded by the coding sequence ATGTCGTCCCCGACCGTGCTCGCCGTCATCCCCGCCCGGGGCGGCTCCAAGGGCGTGCCCGCCAAGAACCTCGCCCCGGTGGCCGGGGTCCCCCTGGTGGCCCGCGCCGTCCACGCCTGCCTCGGCGCCCGCACCGTCACGCACGTCGTGGTCTCCACCGACGACGAGGCCATCGCGGCCTCGGCCCGCACCGCCGGGGCCGAGGCCGTCCGGCGGCCCGCCGAGATCGCCGGCGACACGGCCACCAGCGAGGCCGCGGTCCTGCACGCCATGGACGCCTTCGAGGCCGTCCACGGCCGCCCGGCCGACGTGGTCCTCCTCGTCCAGTGCACGAGCCCCTTCCTCACCTCCGCCGAGGTCGCCGAGACCGCCGAGCGCATCACCTCGGGCGCCGCCGACACCGCCTTCACGGCCGCCCCGACCCACGGCTTCCTCTGGCGCGAGACCCCCGACGGCGCGACCGGCGTCAACCACGACAAGGCGCACCGCCCGCGCCGCCAGGACCGCGAGGCCGAGTACCTGGAGACCGGCGCCGTCTACGCGATGGACGCGGCCGGCTTCCGCACCCACGGGCACCGCTTCTTCGGCCGCACCGCGCTCGTCGTCACCGACCCCGCCCGGGTCCTGGAGATCGACGACCCGCACGACCTCGCCCGCGCCAAGGCCCTCGCGCCGCTCCTCGACGAGCCCGTCACGCCCGGCTTCGCCGACGTCGACGCCGTCGTCCTCGACTTCGACGGCACCCAGACCGACGACCGGGTCCACCTCGACGCCGAGGGGCGCGAGTTCGTCTCCGCGCACCGCGGCGACGGCCTCGGCATCGCGGCCCTGCGCCGCGCCGGACTGCCCGTCCTCATCCTCTCCACCGAGCAGAACGCCGTCGTCGCGGCCCGCGCCCGCAAGCTCAAGATCCCCGTCCTGCACGGCATCGACCGCAAGGACCGGGCCCTCAAGGAGTGGTGCGAGGCCGAGGGCATCGACCCGCAGCGCGTCCTCTACGCCGGCAACGACGTCAACGACCTTCCCTGCTTCCACCTCGTCGGCTGGCCCGTCGCGGTGAGCAGCGCCCACGACTCCGTACGGGCCGCCGCCCGCGCGGTCACCGTCACCCCGGGCGGCGCCGGAGCGATCCGCGAGATCGCCGCCTGGCTCCTCGGACCCGAGCTCGACACCCCCAACTCGCCCAACCCGTAA